AGCCTTCGACGAGCTCAGAGCCTGTCCTCGAATGTTTTTGATCGGGGGCCGAACGGAAATATATGCCAACTTCATCCAAGGTTCCCCCCTCGTGAATCTGCCAGCCAAAAATCCCGATGAATCCGGGAGCCCGCGCGCCGGCGCAAGCGCGCGCGGCGACGGCGATCCCGCCAGGGCGGCACAGAGGCCGATCATCATCTCCATCTCGAACCTGACCAAGACTTATGCATCCGGCTTAGAGGCGCTGAAGAGCGTCGATCTTGAGATACGCGAAGGCGAGATCTTCGCGCTGCTGGGCCCGAACGGCGCGGGCAAGACGACGCTCATCAGCATCATTTGCGGCATCGTCAATCCGACGACGGGGACGGTGACCGCGGACGGCCACGACATCGTGCGCGACTATCGCGCGGCGCGATCGAAAATCGGCCTGGTGCCGCAGGAGCTGACGACCGACGCGTTCGAGACGGTGTGGGCGACGGTCAACTTCAGCCGCGGCTTGTTCGGGCGCGCGCCGAATCCGGCGTTCATAGAGAAAGTGCTGCGCGATCTGTCCTTGTGGGATAAGCGCAATGACAAAATCATGACTTTGTCGGGCGGCATGAAACGGCGGGTGATGATTGCCAAGGCGCTGTCGCACGAACCGCACATCCTGTTTCTCGACGAGCCGACTGCTGGCGTGGACGTGGAGTTGAGGCGCGATATGTGGGCGCTGGTGCAAGGCTTGCGCGAGAGCGGCGTGACCATCATTCTGACCACGCATTACATCGACGAGGCCGAGGAGATGGCCGATCGCATCGGCGTGATCAGCAAGGGCGAACTCATCCTGGTCGAGGAAAAGACCGAGCTGATGAAAAAGCTGGGCAAGAAACAGTTCACCCTTCATCTGCAGGAGCCGATGACTGCGATTCCCGTCGAGCTAACCGAGTGGCGGCTGGCGCTGAAAAACGGCGGGAGCGAACTGGAATACACCTTCGACACGCACGACGAGCGCACCGGCATTCCGTCGCTGCTCAGGCGCATTAGCGATCTGGGGATAGCGTTCAAGGATCTGAACACGAGTCAAAGCTCGCTCGAGGATATCTTCGTCAGCCTGGTGAGCGAACGCACGGGAGCGCGAGGATGAACACATTGGCATTCAACCGCTACGGCGTCTGGGCGATCTACAAATTCGAGATGGCGCGATTCGCGCGCACTTTGTGGCAGAGCCTGTTTGCGCCGGTCATCACCACCTCGCTTTACTTCGTGGTATTCGGCGCGGCGATCGGGTCGCGCATCAGCGACGTGGACGGCGTGTCTTACGGCGCCTTCATCGTGCCGGGGCTGATCATGCTGTCGCTGTTCACCGAAAGCCTGTCCAACGCCTCGTTCGGTATCTACTTCCCGAAGTTTACTGGCACGATCTACGAGCTCCTGTCAGCGCCGGTGTCTTCTCTCGAAATCGTCCTCGCTTATGTTGGCGCGGCGGCGACCAAGTCCATCCTTCTGGGCCTGGTCATCCTCGCCACGGCGTCGCTGTTCGTGCCGATCCAGATTCTGCATCCGGTCTGGATGATCGCTTTCCTGCTACTGACGGCGACGAGCTTCAGCTTGTTCGGCTTCATCATCGGCATCTGGGCGAAAGGCTTCGAGCAGCTTCAGTTCATCCCCATGCTGATCATCACGCCGCTGACCTTCCTCGGCGGTGCGTTCTATTCGATCGACATGCTGCCGCCGGCATGGCGCACAGTCACCCTGTTCAACCCGGTGGTCTACCTGATCAGCGGCTTTCGCTGGAGCTTTTACGAGACGTCGGATGTCGGCGTGGGCATGAGCCTGACCATGACGCTGGCATTCTTCGCAATCTGCCTCGCCGCAGTGTGGTGGATTTTCAGGACCGGGTATCGGCTGAAGAACTGATCGGGGCGTGAAAATGACTATCATAAAAACCG
The nucleotide sequence above comes from Burkholderiales bacterium. Encoded proteins:
- a CDS encoding ABC transporter ATP-binding protein — protein: MFLIGGRTEIYANFIQGSPLVNLPAKNPDESGSPRAGASARGDGDPARAAQRPIIISISNLTKTYASGLEALKSVDLEIREGEIFALLGPNGAGKTTLISIICGIVNPTTGTVTADGHDIVRDYRAARSKIGLVPQELTTDAFETVWATVNFSRGLFGRAPNPAFIEKVLRDLSLWDKRNDKIMTLSGGMKRRVMIAKALSHEPHILFLDEPTAGVDVELRRDMWALVQGLRESGVTIILTTHYIDEAEEMADRIGVISKGELILVEEKTELMKKLGKKQFTLHLQEPMTAIPVELTEWRLALKNGGSELEYTFDTHDERTGIPSLLRRISDLGIAFKDLNTSQSSLEDIFVSLVSERTGARG
- a CDS encoding ABC transporter permease; this encodes MNTLAFNRYGVWAIYKFEMARFARTLWQSLFAPVITTSLYFVVFGAAIGSRISDVDGVSYGAFIVPGLIMLSLFTESLSNASFGIYFPKFTGTIYELLSAPVSSLEIVLAYVGAAATKSILLGLVILATASLFVPIQILHPVWMIAFLLLTATSFSLFGFIIGIWAKGFEQLQFIPMLIITPLTFLGGAFYSIDMLPPAWRTVTLFNPVVYLISGFRWSFYETSDVGVGMSLTMTLAFFAICLAAVWWIFRTGYRLKN